The window CATTATGTCATAATAAGCAAAACtgcatttatattaaatattttggaaatatattaaatataaagaagTTAAACCATTTTGTCAAATGCTTTATATCTGAATACTacctaaaaataagacaatacCTTAATTCATCACACAGGTGAAAAGGTTTCAAAAACTCCCTATAACTTTGACTAACAAGGAATACAAAGGCGTGTTATCCGGGACAATGCAGACCGTCTCATAGTATTTCTAATTACGGAGGGCCTAATTAAGAGTTGCTTTCTCGATTTCGAGTACGGCCGCAACCGGGGCAAATCTTCGTGCCTGCCTTAATGATCTACACACGTAGAGCTGCACAACTACAAGATTGCCTTTATTAAAACGTGTAAACAAGGTACCTCCTGGCCGAgaaaactatatatattatgaGTTAAGGTGAATGCAGGATATTGAAGTTGTTTTCGCTAATTAGAAGAGAAAGCTAATTGTGCAATGATTTGATACTAAATAagtaaagtgttttaaataatCACTTAACTCTGAAAATGTGACTAGCCTATATTATTTgattagatttttataaaagttctGAGAAATCTTTTCTCTTATAAACAGGGAATTCGAACAAACGTTTCAAACTATCGGCCTATCTTTCTGGTAAGTAATATTGCAAAAGTTGCTGAAAAAGCCTAACAgatcattttgaaaaatataacattatcTGAGATGCAATTCggctttaaaaaagtttttctccAGTTGATGCTATGCACACGACAAACCACTAGAAAGGTTGGAAGGGTATGGTGATCCCAATAGCTAGGGAACCAACTACCTTGCTAATAGCACGACAGAGAGTAATGATAAACAATAATCTTAGCCAAGAAAAACCGCTATAGATAGGTATTTCTCAAGGTACAATACTAGGTCCTTTATCGTTTAAGGCTTATAGAAATGAcattctaaattttaataactCTAAAGGAATAGTGATCTTTTATGCGAATGACACTGTTATGGCTGAAGCTGAGAAAACGTGGGATGAAACGGAAAGACTaggaaaaacacaaaataaatcaATCTACAAATAGCTTAACTACAATGTGATTACACTTAATACctctaaaacaaaatacattgcCCTTTTCTTGAACAGGTGTGGTCAATTGAATTAAGAGACTTTTGCGGTACATGTGAAAATAAGGCAAACTAAACTATTTTTAGTTGGCAATAGACTAAATTgccaactaaaaataaataaggtaCACGATATAAAATACTTTAGGTCTGCAAATCGATCAGTTTCTCAAATGGAACTGTCATGTCAACATCTTAACAAACCAGCTCAAAAGTCTATCGAGTCTacaaatttaaagatttaaaacaatttcttaatgttaatactcaagAATCAATCTATAAGGCTCTGGTAGAGTCCTAAATTAACTATGGCCTACTGGTAGGGTGAAGGATATGCGTGCATTTATGAAGttcaaaaaactttataaaaatggtttataaaagtaatttacagtaaacCTAAAATGTTTTGCAGAGCAGAGCTATTTGAAGTTACCTTGCTACCGGATTTTAATTCACTATACATCAGCTATAGAATACATACATAAAAGGAATCTTAGCGAATCCATAAGGCATAAATATCCCACTAAATCTAGGCATAACTTGAGTTCAATCACAAAGAAGCCtacaaatattacttttataaataaaaacgtatcattcatttttctctaagagaccaaacaaaGGTGAAAGTGCAGAATTCCCTTTGTTCCAAATAGGCTTGGCAGGATCTTTCTACTTGCGGGTGgattaaaacacaaaaagttcaattttacaaCTTGAATGTGATGGTTAAGGTTATGTTATAGTGGACTGTAACAGAGAGCATCGAAAGGTTGAAACCCCCCCAAATCGCGACGGCTCCGTTAAGCTAAACGCGTGAAAAACgcaacattattttttctttcactcTTGAACATAGAGGGCGTGGAGATTGTTGACGTGACGACGATCGCTTCTCCCTTCGAGTACCGAGCCGTAGTAAGCTACGAAATGTCAATGTCTATCTACGATAGTTGACGATCAAACAGAACAGTGGCGTAAcacaattaattatataaataaaaactgttcaTACCGCCGCCCTTGAAAGTACTAAGGTATCTTTCAACAACTTGGTTGATTTAAGAAAGGAGAAAGGTCACGCAACTTAAAACAAAGAGATTACAAAATAAAGAACTTAAAATCAAGTAAAAGTCTTAAGTCATTTTAGAATGCTTGAATTCGCAAGGCTTATCTGAAATAGGTAGAGGACAGATCTTAACGATACTGCGTTTAAAAATATTCCCGTTTGCAACACGAACACTAACAACACGTGTTATACCGTCCTTCCCGGGATGAAGATTGACAATTCTTGCAAGGGTCCATTTAGAAGGTGGGCTGTTCTCTTCCTTCAGTAAAAAAAGAGAGTCTTGGAAGCTTCCAGGGCCAGAAAAGTTGCTCTAAAGATTGCAGCATGTGATTCCGATTCAATCTGTCAATTGGCGTAGTCTCTAAATCAATATCAGGTACTAGGTTTAAAGGATGGCCGACAAGGAAGTGTCCGGTAGTCAGGGATTCAAAATCGTTGGGATCATTAGTAAGAGGTAAAAGGGGACGTGAGTTCAACACTGCTTCCACCTGAACTATGAAAGTGTAAAACTCCTCATAAGTTAGGGGATTGTCATTTGATATTACCCGCCGGAGGTGATGCTTAAACGATTTCACCACACTTTCTCATAACCCCCCAAAATTCGGATAAACAGCAGGGTTAAAATGAAACTGAATCATATTATTTCTAGCATATTCTTCAAACTCGGGGGATTGATTAAGGTTATAAATTTCCTGTAACTCACCATTAGCCCCAACGAAATTTGTGCCATTGTCACAATACGGGTGCTGACATAAGCCACGCCGAGAAACGAAACGCCTGAGCATGGCCAGAAAACCGCGAGTAGTCAAATCTGACACCAACTCTAGGTGGACAGCCTTGGTGgctaaacaaacaaatatacatacataagtaggcttttataaattttcggTTTCGAAGTTTTGAATCTTTTATCATGAAATACCCAGCATAATTCATACCGGTATGCGTGAACGGTCTAGAAGGAGTTACTCGAGGTTTAGGTAGAACTCCCAGCAGGGTACTTAAAGGTTTAGGATTTTGTTTATAACAAGTAATGCATTTATGAATTACAGTTTTCACAGCAGATTTTCCTTGATTGGGCCAAAATGTTTGTCTCACGAAAGACAATGTGGCCTGTGTACCAGCATGGAAATTTTTCTCATGAGTATGAAGGATGATTAAACGAGTAAATAGGTGTCTTTTTGGCAAGAGTATAGGATGTTTGGACTCATAGTCGAGAGAAGAGGTTTCGAGCCGTCCTCGAATACGCTCGCCTACTCTCAGTATTCcgtttttatctttaatttactTTGAGAACGCAAacgatttttattctttaactCTCGTAGGTCAGAAAGAAGCAAATGTTTTTTCTTGAGTTATGATTACTAAAATGGTTAAGGCATGATTACGTTCAAATAACGTTAATTGTCCTATTTGACGTGTAGGTTTAGGTAACATTAGATTCTGATAAAATCTAATGCAATTAGCGACTACatttataagtttattataattcgaaaatagttcaaaaatataaactttaggCACAGTTGAAGCAAGTATGATTGACTTAGGATTCATTTCGAGGGTGTCATTGTCGAAAACCTTGCGTGAGTAGTTGGAAATATGAGTATCTGTGGGCCAATATTCTGCGGGTTGAAAAATGATGGACCTTGCCACCACAAAGTACAAGATTTAAGCTCTTGAGGACTCATACCTTTTGATAGTATATCAGCAAGGTTTTAATTCGATGTGATGTGATGCCAATCATCTATATCAGTAGTTTTCTGGACTTCAGATACTCGGTtacaaatatatgtttttagttGCCTTGGTTGTAGGGAAAGCCAGCATAATACAATTGTGGAGTCAGTATAATAGTACACCTTTTTTGGCTTACAATTCAGAGATTTTAGGATTTTGTTCATTAGCCTGGAGAGAAGTAAAGCTCCGCATAGCTCAAGGCGCGCCAATGATACAGCCTTTAAAGGAGCTACGCGACTTTTGGCAGAAAGTAAGTTGACGGAAATATTTCCTAGGGATTTCAGGGTACGGACATAAACACATGCGCCAAAGGCATTTATCGAAGAATCACTGAAACCATGGAGTTCCaggtaagtataatttttaatggttaCTTGGCGTGGAATTTTGAAATACTCAACGAGTGACAAGTGGtaagtaaaatttttccatattcTAAAAATGTCTACAGGTACGGGATCATCCCAGCCAAGTTTAAGAAGCCAAAGCTTCTGCAAAAGAAGTTTTACTTGCATATTTGAGAAATCAGTGAAAGGATCGCACGCTTGGTTACAATATTGGTATTTAACGGaacaatatttgtatttattttaataataattttatttaacggtggaacgggcttccacctcacttatttcccgacgcatacaacctacagcgattcaagataaacgcccacaaatatcttcgcgcaagcaccactccaagagtgacataggactttcctcttgtgcttgtgtttaccattaaaaaaaattagtttaatggTAGAATTATAGATAAAGCTATTTTGTTCTGGATTCCAGGATATGCCTAGAGTTTTGTGATGATGGGTTGCATCTAAAGCAAGggatttatttacattatttacagGGTCATCCATGTCAGATAAGATTATCTTAGAGTTTGAATAGAATTTCCTTAAATCTAGACTGCAAAAGGATAGGataggatttaaaaatatttacacggTTGTTACGGATATTTAAAAGGGATTCTTCAGTAGATGAGCCGGTTATTCCGTCATCGacgtaaaagttatttttaatgatgTTGCTTTCAATTGGATATGACTCAGAGATATCGTATGAAATTTGCCTTAGGCAACGTGTGGCTAGAAAGGCACTGCTTGACATGCCGTAGGTTATAGTATTTAATTCATAATGGAGAAGTGGTTTTTGAGGTTCATTGAGCCATAAAATGCGTTGAAGGCATCGTTGTTTgggattaattaaaaattgctggTACTATCTTGGCGATGTCTCCAGTTAAAACGTAGTTGTGTTCTCGAAAACGTAGTAGGATGGTAAATAGATCATTTTGAACAGTGGGTCCAATTTTGAGGCAATCATTAATAGCGAAGCCGGAAGAAGAAGCAGATGAGCCATCAAACACAACTCGGAGCCGTGTAGTGAGGCTATCGGAGTTTTCAACGCAGTGGTGAGATAAGTAATAGGCTGGATAAGAAAGGTGAGTATCATTAATCGGGTTAATTTCGGACATATGTCCGAGAGAAACGTATTCAGATATAAAATCagagtaagatttttttatttcagggtTTTTAGCAAGTTTTTGTTCTAGGCTGTTAAAACGCTTAAATGCGGTTTGTAAAAAGTCTCCAAGTATAGACACATTGGAGTTAAGAggtagatttaaaataaatcttcctGCAGGATCCCGGCGTGTGGAGGACTGAAAATGGTTTTCACACTCTGTTTCCTCcagagaatatttattattgatttgaaGTTGTTCGGTGGTTTCTTCAGAGTTCCAAAAAAGTTCTAGACATTTCTTAAGAGCATTATCGAAGGTGGTGCAGGTTAAAGCATTTGAAGTCTGAGGTTGGAGATTTAAGTTAAATAAGGATATAGGAATAGGTCCACTTACAACGCATCCAAGTGTGGTGTCTTGTAAGATAGGTTTGTATTTGCCCAGTTTAATTTGGCTAGGTTTAAGTAGACTATAGAAAAATTCTGCACCTAAAAGTAGGTCAATAGAggcagaatttaaaaattcttgatcAGCAAGAATAAGATCACTTGGGATATTTAGGTTGGAAGCATTGATTGATAATTGAGGGATTGGTTGGGTTATTTTAGGTATAACTAAGGCAGATACCTTGAAGCTAAAATTATTAGgaagagtttttattttaatttgggtTCGTTTAGAAATAGTGGTTTGGTTTTGGCTTATTCCAGTGACGGACATGTTAATAGGATAATAAGATAACTTTAGTTTACTAAATAGGTTTTGGGTTAAAAAATTGGATTGACTTCCATTATCTAGGATAGCCTTGTATTTTATAGGTTGATTGTTTTTATCGAAAACTTCTACGAGGGCTGTAGAAAGCAGATTAAATGAGTTTTGGCTTGCATTTGAACAATAGAGATTTTGAGAGTTATTTGTGGTAATAGATGGATTAGTTAAATCGATATGATCATCGTCAATTGGCTGGATAAATGCGGTATTTGTAGAAGTAGAAGGTCTTGAGTAGGCGGTGTTAGGTTGAGTATTAGACTGAGGTTGAGTATTGCATTGAGCAGTAGGTTGTGTGTCTTGAAAATGTGTGAGTTTAGTTTGCTTGTGTAGCAATGAATGGTGCTTACCTTTGCAGACTCGACAAGAATATGAAGACTTACAGTCACGTTGACGGTGTCCAGGACGTAGACAGTTGGTGCACAGGTTGACACGCTTAGCTTCCGAAAATCTATTGGCTACTGGTAAGTCATGAAATTTTCGGCAGGAgtatataaaatgattttctttacATAAGACACAAGTAGGGTAATTATTTGaggtaagtaaaattttacGTTCGTATTTAGATtcatatttttcaggtttttggagttttttattgcttaatttaaaatcaaaagattCGAGGAATCGTCAACGTTgggataaaaagtttataaaatcaCTAGTTTTAGGTTTGTCAATACTACGTGAAAATAATTGCCATTCCTTACAACAATTTAAGTCTAGTTTcatggtaagtaaataaattattaggcTACACCACTGGTCAACAGGTTCTCCCAAGTTTTGTAAGGATTTGTAATTGCTTTGAAATCCTTTGAACCACTAAATTTTGGTAAGGGATAGGAGGTAGGCGTGGGCCATACTGGGTACCAGATAGAAAAAATGGTGAATGCGCAGGGGAACTAGAATTCGCGTATTCGTCCGAATTTGGTGTTTGCGCGGCAATAATTTTCTCTAGAATTAATTTACCTTGAGAAATGttgtcaaaatataaattttcaaattcctcTCTTTCCTGGCCCTGCTCATTCGCTTCGTCAAACTGATTTTTAAGGCATAGTTGCTCAATATCAAGCTGAATAAATTCAAAATCGGTATTTAAAGATTCAATTCTGTTAAGTCGGGCGCTTAGGTCAATTTTTAGACGTGGGTCATTTAGGGTTAAGCACTTGATTTCCAAAAAACTGTGAAAACGGTTAATTTGGTTAGTTATGGTATCACGGCGAGCCACTAGATTATTATAAAGATCGACTTGACGTTCGAGTTCGGCTTGTTCAGAATCATTTTCACTAGAGTCAGCGTTTACCTGCTTAGTGTTTCGTTTAGGCATTTTGAAGGAGTCGTATAGGGTTAAAAGCATAAATAAAATCGAATAACACACACAAGGGcagtttcttattttaaatatacagtgttAAAATGACAAAATTGGTTAGTATTTg is drawn from Anthonomus grandis grandis chromosome 1, icAntGran1.3, whole genome shotgun sequence and contains these coding sequences:
- the LOC126743297 gene encoding uncharacterized protein LOC126743297, with protein sequence MSVTGISQNQTTISKRTQIKIKTLPNNFSFKVSALVIPKITQPIPQLSINASNLNIPSDLILADQEFLNSASIDLLLGAEFFYSLLKPSQIKLGKYKPILQDTTLGCVVSGPIPISLFNLNLQPQTSNALTCTTFDNALKKCLELFWNSEETTEQLQINNKYSLEETECENHFQSSTRRDPAGRFILNLPLNSNVSILGDFLQTAFKRFNSLEQKLAKNPEIKKSYSDFISEYVSLGHMSEINPINDTHLSYPAYYLSHHCVENSDSLTTRLRVVFDGSSASSSGFAINDCLKIGPTVQNDLFTILLRFREHNYVLTGDIAKIVPAIFN